In one Nicotiana tomentosiformis chromosome 6, ASM39032v3, whole genome shotgun sequence genomic region, the following are encoded:
- the LOC138894655 gene encoding uncharacterized protein — MAPFEALYSRRCRSPIGWFEVGEAELIGSDLVHRAMEKVKIIKERLKTAQSSQKFYSDVRRRDLEFKEDDWVFLKVVGDPSAIVPVETIEISEELSYEEILVAILDRQVRKLRNKEIASVKVLWRNQQVEEATWEAENEIKKKYPRRLDIAQPGALAYDMYVNNVPFLHIYSMHFLALLLAPLHAFASSFSTAGGEKGSLVHYYYHD, encoded by the exons atggcgccgtttgaggccttgtatagtagaagatgtagatcgccgattgggtggttcgaggttggagaagccGAACTAATAGGATCAGACCTTGTGCATcgggctatggaaaaggttaagatcataaaagagcggttgaaaactgctcagagtagTCAAAAAttctattcggatgttcgtcgtagagacttagagttcaaggaagatgattgggtgttcttgaag gtagttggagatccgtccgctatcgtgccggttgagaccatcgagatTAGTGAAGAACTGTCATACGAAGAGATTCtggttgctattcttgatagacaggtccgaaagttgaggaataaagaaattgcatccgtaaaggtattatggcgaaaccagcaagtcgaagaggctacttgggaagccgagaatgaaataaAAAAGAAGTACCCTC ggaggcttgatatagctcaaccGGGTGCTTTGGCATATGACATGTACGTGAACAATGTCcctttcctccacatctatagcatgcattttctagctttgttgcttgcaccgcttcatgcttttgcttcttccttttccactgctggtggtgagaagggttctttggtgcattattattaccatgattag